The sequence AAGCAGAATTTACAAAGGCCCCGCCTTGGCGACTTAGACAGTGAAATTTTCCTCAATAGTTAAAATCACGAATCAAACTATGTAAATAAGTCAAACAAAAGGAACTGAAGAAAATCAGCCTATAATATGAAAGTCcttcgaaaaaaaaatcaaagcaatcaaataaaccaACCCGAAACATAAAATAAGAAATCCCAAATGCCCAATCCAAAAAGTCCCTTCAATAGTCCCAACTCCCACGAAATCGATGGATAGAAAGCAATTAAGCTGCATCAAATCACCTTAATATGAAGAGTACCGCCCCCAAATTTACTCTCACTTTTGTTGTGAAACTCCAACCAAGCAGTGTTATTGTAAAAGCAAGCACCTTTCCACTGTAATTGGGGAGTGTTACCAGCAGTGGCAGCTCCGACAAAAGCAGGCAAAAGGTCCGCCGCGTTATTAAGAGATTTTAGAATAGGCCAAGAAACTTGTCTAGGAAGCAGCGGCAACAAATCTTTAGGACGAAAGATTGATTTATAGGCTTGTGCTTCCCGAGTGTATACACCAGAAATGATTAAAATAGTCGACAATATCATCAATACATGATGGGTTCTCATGCTGATCTTGAACAAAAGTATCATAGCGGAAGAGACAGAAAGACGATTCAAGGAATTCAAAGATTGAGTGGGGTTGCGAGGATCGGAGTCCTCCTCTAGTGGGTAAGATTTGACTTCAATTAATGGTGTTCTTGGCAGATGATCACTTGGGATTTTATGTGAATGGCGAGGGTTAACTTCTTGTCTTTGGAAGATTTTAGTTGAGCTACGAGGGATGCCGTGAACTGTCCgatgggatttttttttttttttttttttgagtaaaTTGTCCCATGGAATTTGGTGCATCGTGGAGTCATAAAAGCATCTCAAAAGTTGCGTGTCTATTTTTCGTTAAATCTAATTTAATTTGTaaactatatatttttttttaggaaaaGCAGATTATTTATGATATGTAATATTATAATATGTGATAGAAATAAATATTACATGCATTCTGTTCCCATCCGTTGACGTAGGACGAACCGAAGAAGttttttctttatatatatatatttagagtttttttatggtgccTAATAACTATGCCCAACTTCGTGTCCATCATGTATAAGTCAACTCACCAATTGTGTTGGTCAACTcacctattgtacatggtggtcACGGAGTTTGGCATAGTTGttggcaccataaaagaacaatatatatatatatatttaaaattatacatACATACAGTACTATAAAGTATAAAGTTTGTTTAGGTTTTGAATACGTTTAATAAAAGGCAAAAAAACTCTCGACATATTCAATTTATACCAAAATCTGTTTTTAGCTTTTAAAGTGTACATtgcaggaaaaaaaaaaggaattaaCTTGATTTTATCACATACATAACTGTTTTGATCATACGATGTGTCATGCCCCTAATATTAGCAAAAACTGGTTCTATTCAAAACTTTTGAAAACGGTTTCTACTTAATTTAGACGttatgaaaatatcagacaCAATATAGaaatgaattttaaataaaaagataTCATTTTGTTTTGTGAGTTTATAAAGTACGGAAACAAACAATTGTAAAGGAAAATTGACAATTTTACTTTATGTTTCAaccaattaaataaataatcgggATGATAAATTGGATTATTACGCAATAAGTTCAACAAAATGGGCGGAAGGGTCTCTCTTTTTATATTTTTCAGATAGTGAGCTACCCAATAAACTAAAGATGGTCCAAAATTCATTACGAACCGGTGAGAGAATATTCAATCCGCTTCTTGTTATAAACTTATAAGTTAACCATGTCTTTTAATAGAACTACGAGTAGTGGGCTGCATATTCAAATTCCACATGACTCACCATTTTTTAACGACGTAGTAAATCACGACCGCTATCTTTCAATGCGTATTTTGTATACCCGGAACTAACACTAGTATTATTCAATTATTCTTGATGATATGTCCAATGTTTGGCAATCGTCTGCCGTTTGGGCTGTGTTGACCAATTTAAGGTGCCAAGTTATTGGATCTATATTGTTGGGTTGGTGGATCGAGAAACCAATGTGAAATGTTGAAGAGCACAATTATGTACTAATTTTAATTACAGTAATGATATGGGTTTGTCGCTTCTCAAGTCTCTCCCTTACtcgaaaatattttatatcattGCTCAAGTTTAACATGTAATATAATTTACCTTATTTTGCACGCAATATTCTAGCGAATTCCATGATCAACTTGCCGGAATGAAACAAGTGATTCACGTCGCCTTCCTCAAGAGCTCTCTTTAATTGACCGCAAAGGCTTTGAAAATGAAACAAACATTGTGAGTCTCACAAAGTGTCTACGACTGCTATTGCCCCACGCAACAGGGGTCTAAGCCACATCCCAGAATCGCCACGCCCAATCCCAATTCCAGCCACCAATTCTTGATTTCCAATTCCGCACTTTCCATTGTGATTTTGTACATACATATATTTGGCTCTGTACTCGCTTTTCTTGATCACAGGCactaatatttatttcaatggaCGTTGTGTTTCACTCCAATCCAGCTCTTAATAAACTTGTATACGGTGCCAGAATTCGCCATCGAATTTCCCTTCCTAACAGACTAATTCATTGCTCTGCCGTGGCGCCGCCCAAGCACCACCGTCCGGGTAACTTGGAACTCGAACCCAAGCTCACAAGCCGCGGCTCCCCGGTGCTAAATGACCCAACTTTGAAATCTACGTGGCCTCAGCGTGCATGGGTGGCAGGCGGTTGCACCACTGTGTTGATATCTCTAGCGAAATCTGTATTTGCAGCTGAGGGATCCCACATTTGGCTCGAGCCCATCTTAGCCGGCGTGATTGGCTACGTGCTGGCCGATCTCGCCTCCGGCGTCTACCACTGGGGCATCGACAACTACGGCGACGGCGGAACACCGGTCTTCGGCGCGCAAATTGAAGCGTTTCAGGGTCACCACAAGTGGCCTTGGATTATCGCACGTCGACAGTTCGCCAACAACTTACACTCGCTGGCCAAAGGCACGATTTTCACTGTCCTCCCGATATACTTCATCTGCGACGATCCGACAGTAATGGGGTTCGTTTCCGTGAGCTCGGGCTGCATTATGTTCAGTCAGCAGTTTCACGCGTGGGCTCATACCACCAAGAGCAAACTCCCGCCGTTGGTGGTGGCACTGCAAGACGCCGGAGTTCTGGTATCGAGGTCGCAACACGCGGCGCACCACCGCACACCATATAACAACAACTACTGCATAGTGAGTGGGATGTGGAATGAGATTTTGGATGAGTCGAGGTTTTTCGAGGCGCTGGAAATGGCGATTTTCTTCAAGTTTGGGGTGAGGCCAAGATCATGGACTGAACCCGACTCTGATTGGACCGAAGAAGCAGAAACTGCATCTTTGGCTCCATAACTTGGAATACCATTGTTCAAAtattcattttatattatttttgtgtATGAAGAACAGATTGGGTTACTCGAATTTTTTACTGTAACATATCATTTGATCATATATACCAATAttttcataaccggaccggtgatcgaaccggaTTACCTTGAAAAAACGATTCAAccggtcggaccgttttaaccggatggtcgaaccggaaaaccgtttatataatataataaaattaataatatattttaaaatttaaaacctaaaagatgtatataaatagacaaaaaaatatatttatcctagttttaaaaataaataacaatataaatatatttaaaatattaattatagttatatataattttaaaattaaataaataaattaaaaaaactctaataatagtacaataatatttttaagaatgtacAAATTCCattaataatgtatatatataataaaatattaaattaaagttttaattatttttaaaaaaaattaatttttttaaaaaaaataaaaaaaaaatcaaaattccgGTCGGACCGGTTCTTGGCCGGTTCTTGAAAACGGTTCTTGGCCGGTTCTTAGCCGGTTCGAccggttttgaccggttctgaACGGTCCGACCGATAAAATGGTTATTTGAAGTATTTCGAACCGGACCAGTGACCGGTTCCGGTCAGTCCGGTTTTGAAAACAATGATATGTACATTAACGAAATTCTACTTCAAAGTTCCAATCTCGCGTGTCCCTCAACTTTCATCGGTAAAGCCAAGTCTTGCCACCATAATTTGTAAATTGTACACAGCTATCATCCATCGGTTGTCACTTGTACATCGATATACAAACCATACAAATTTTCGACTTTAATGATGTATGAAGAGGGAACCTCTCTAGCACCACAAACAAAAAAagaataatcaaattttatacataaataatCTGTTGCAGGCCTCGAAATTGTACATGTAGAACAATCCCAAAACTATATGTTGGTTTGCTTCACACAATATAGGATACATTTATTCATGTCACATCAAAGTCTCCAAACGTTACACAACTACAACACCATTCAAATGTTCCTGATAACTAGGGCCACATGACAAGTCTAAACATTTTATCATGCTGAATATTCCCACGAATCATGCTCAGCTGCAGAGGGGTATGGAGGCATATTCCATCATATACACCCAACTTACGAATGGTTGGTTGACTTTGCAGACGGAAAAGGTCCACAAGATGACAAGAATAccacattttaattttttgacgGAACAAGACCCCCAAAATAAGTTCGCCTGACGCAAAATTGAATACACCATGTAACACTCAGGGTCAACAAGAAGACGAAGAAATATTAGACAGCATCCATCACTGCATAGGAAGAAACAGATGATACACAGGGAAACCAATATCTACGTCTGCCATCCTTGTGACCATCATCAATCATAGCAAGACCTCCCTGTATTACCAAACTGAATCGATTAACACTCGTTAAATTCTAAAGCATAAGCATGTTGATGAAGAAGATATGACTTACTTCTAGTAAAGTTTCAAGGGCATCAATTGCACGTCCTGATGCCCAAGAGAGCCGTCTTTGTACCTCATCAACTGTCACATAGCCTAGACCCTAAAACAAACAAAGCAAGGTAACTAATCATTTTAAGAACAAAAAAAAAGGTTTCAAGGTAATAATTATGATATAAATGTCAGTGCAAGAGGAGGAAATTGCTAAATAAATTGCATCATTATGAAGAGGAGGCCGAGGGGCATGGAGGGTACAGCCAATCGAACCCCTGAGATACAATATGGTGGACTTGCTGAAATCAGAGCCAACTTAAATCAAATTATAGGTTCCATACTATATTGAAACTGTGAAGATTGGTATTATGGGCACCTCCAGACTTCGTTGGGTCAATGATGGGCCAGTTTTGAACATGAAAATTTATTCACAAGCATTTTTAAGTTCTGTCTCAGAAACAGTGCTTACAATCTGTCCCAAATTTTGTTTTGTCTCGCATCAAGGGTCAAACCATGACCTGAAGTTCATTATTAAGTTATTCGGATAACTATATAGTCATACATGTTCAAACCTAAAGATAAGTACAAAATGCAACATTGATAATAGAAAGCAAGAAATAAAACTGCTTCAATATCGTCTAGTTTTAATGGagcaattaaataattttttcctCCAAAAAATTGTGAAATAATTAAGATGTGTGAATGTGAGCAAGTGAACAACCATATTCAAGAGCTTGACATGGGAAATAATGTATAGGCTAGGAGAACCTGAGCGAGCTCTAAAATTTCATTGTGGTCTTTATTCAACTCGGTAGGAACAGATCTAACAAGCTTCTTTTTACCCAGAGATATCACCTCAAAACCATTACCGAGTACCTGGAAACACAATAGAGTTATCCTTGAACAACACGGTCCAAAGATGCAAGTGAAATGGGATGTTAAGTTAAAGGGTCAGTATAAGGTATCTCCAGTGATCACCAGAAACCTACACAATCAATCCAGCAGTAAAAACAGGGATAATCTTAGCAATTAATAGAATAAATTTGAGATCCAAGAGGAGGAATGCTTAACTACACAACACAAATAAATACTTTATTAGGGTAACATTAAGGCAAGAAATCTCAACATTCTCTCCGTTGCCCAAGTCAGAATAATGACTCAATAGTCATTAATTCAAAGATTCAACCTCTGTTCAATTGGTGAGCTCATCACATGATCCAAATCTCCCAAAATATGTCAAGACTGTTGCATCCTCCAGCTAAAATTTGGTGGGAAAAAGATTTGAGTCTCAGGTTGTTGTACATTAAACATGCAAATCTTGAAGTATCATGCCAAACTAGCAACCACATCAGACTACAAAAACTTTAGGCTTTATTCTGAAACTCAATAAAACTTTCTCATGCATTGGTTCGTTAGTGCATGGTAGCAAATAAGGCAATTTAAAGCTTATCCTGTCTTCACTACAggactttttcttttttcttttcccaTCAAGACTCTATGTTATTCTCGCCAAAATTCTACATTACCTTCAGTTTACTAATTGCTCTCAAACAGTCATCCTGAGAAACAGCCTCACGAGCACTCTTCCTTCTTTGACCTAGCACATTGCATAATTCTTCCAAGCTGATCAAACCACCATTGAGAGGTCTAGTGGCCAGACAAATATCAACAATTTGCACACCTGACTAGATAAATAGATTAGTTTTATCAGACATAAGTAGAGAAAATaccaaattaaaaattatagacGTATGAATCAGACAAACACAATCGTAAAATGAAGGTTGTGAGATGCAACTAAATGTTTTCCTAATGTAAACTTTCACCGAGTGAGAAAATGAACTATAACACATGGTACATCTCAAAATACAGAGTTCACCTCAAAATTAATGCTTTCTTGATACTAAGAAGTTCATCCCAACTAATATTCTAATAAGATGCAGAACAGACAAGTAAAAATACAGACAACGTGAGCTATAAAATTTCATCAAGCGGAAAGGTACACGAGTGTTCAGATGAAGTGTAGtctcattaatttaataaaaataaagtgATCTCATAAGTGTTCGGATGAAGTGTAGCCTCATCGATTCAAAGTAAGTATTTCAACCGAGGAAAGATTCtgacaaaaatatataattaaaacttGGAATCTTAAAATTCAAGGAGAAGGAAATGGAAAGGTAGATATATAAAAACAAAGAAGGGAGTATATTTCCAACTAACACAAAATCAAATGTAGCAATTGGTGGATTGCACAAGTAATACGCAAGTTCACATACTGACATGAAGTCATGACAAGCATATCAAAATCAAATGTGGCAAATGGTGGATTGCACAAGTGAAAACACAGGTAAGAAGGTTGGTGGTACCCACCAAGTTCGTAATAAAAGTCACCAATGCCCAATAACTCAGCCCAAAAACCCTTATTAGAGGCCAGAGGATCCACTCCTACTTTAGCACACATCTCATGAAACTGTGATCGAAAAGTTGGATTCTTGCGGATGTCATTCTGCCCAAACACGAGgaaatacaaatattttataagaaaatgattaaaatcaaaaatattatcgGCCTAATGTTAATTCCATCCCGTTTTTCAAAAACTAAAACACCAAGAAATAGATGTAGCTTCTTTCTTTaacattttcatatttttccagCATAGACATTTTGACGCCTATATCCTTACAGCCTTTGCGGAGACAACAGCAAAACTACAGCTTGAAATTTGAAacccaattaattttctaacaagcCTCCCACTATCTTTCAGATAAGAAAGATGCAAAATTTAAGCCAGCAGGACAGGCTAAAGATCAACAAAGCCTTGCACAAAACATtaaacacaaaaacaataaGACGACCTTATGCTTGCGAGCAAAGTCCTCAAGCTGGGAACGAAAAGTAGCGAGCTGTTCTTTCATTAGATCGGTCCGCAGTTTTGCTACATTTTCCCCCAGCAGTCGATATTGATCCTACATTAATCACAGCACAAAATTATAACAAAATATATCCAACGAGAGCAACCTATCAACGTAGATAGAGAGAAGTGGGGAACCCTGGCGGCGGCGGCGTTCTGCAGGCCACCGATTCCGGGTCTTCGCCTCATTCCGGAACGGCGATGGGCGAATCAGCTACAGAATTGATCGGGGAAGGGGATTCTCGCTTCAAGTACGCAGGTGAGAAATTGTCGTTCGTTGGTTTATTGTTGCAGCTCCAACGATACTTCCTCGTAAAGCCGTTTCGACAGCACCAATATAGTTCACCTCATTTGCAAATTGCAATTGCGATGTCATGAAGGAAGAGGGGAAGACGacgtattttatttatttgtttatttttaattaatagttTACAAAAGCTtttaatagttttatttttttaagtaccgtctaatttttttctttttggtcCATCTTATTTCTTACCAGTGTTATTAAAAACGATATTAAACAGGATTAACGTAAAATGTGATAAAATTGTTAAGATTCGAGTAGTTGATAGTATTAAATgtggtttttaaaaaatatatattatttttaaaaaaaaattatatcaattaaaaaatctcgaaataaaaatcattttttttcaaaatcaaagaaataCATCAGGTCATATTTCTCTCGAAACTTTTCTCCTCAAAATTAttgtgttctaaataatatttaaattttttttatgtggtCTAGCTATAGACAcaactaaaaattataattttgatatttttgtgttttaaaattttgagaaattttatgttactattaaatatattatatgtgtgttttttttttttgaacccACAAAACAAAGATTTCATTTAATTATCAAAGAGTTATTACAATCCGAGATTAGTACATTCATAATAAAAGAAGGGGCATCATAAAAAATACAAGGACTAGCATTAGAATTGGTCGCCCTAGCAATTTAGTATGTATATTggtaaaatataataaaaattttaaacttttaaagtcTACAAAAGTCATTAAAAATCTAGAGTGTGTGTTTTAGAGAAAggtatttttattcaaaaaattacttatttaactaaaaattgttttaataaatactgaaaaaaataattatcgaGAAGCCAAAAAAAATGTCAAACGGGGTGaattttttacttttatttgtttaaaaaaaaaaagataaattctTGTATGGTATTactgtatttttttttagaaaatatttaatgtTGCACCTGGATGAGATAATTTGATTTGCAATAAAGTATTTGATCTAATAGTGGATTTTAATTAGGGGTGCAAATGAATCgaacgtgtt comes from Henckelia pumila isolate YLH828 chromosome 4, ASM3356847v2, whole genome shotgun sequence and encodes:
- the LOC140864045 gene encoding vacuolar protein sorting-associated protein 22 homolog 1, producing the protein MRRRPGIGGLQNAAAARDQYRLLGENVAKLRTDLMKEQLATFRSQLEDFARKHKNDIRKNPTFRSQFHEMCAKVGVDPLASNKGFWAELLGIGDFYYELGVQIVDICLATRPLNGGLISLEELCNVLGQRRKSAREAVSQDDCLRAISKLKVLGNGFEVISLGKKKLVRSVPTELNKDHNEILELAQGLGYVTVDEVQRRLSWASGRAIDALETLLEGGLAMIDDGHKDGRRRYWFPCVSSVSSYAVMDAV
- the LOC140867435 gene encoding fatty acid desaturase 4, chloroplastic, giving the protein MDVVFHSNPALNKLVYGARIRHRISLPNRLIHCSAVAPPKHHRPGNLELEPKLTSRGSPVLNDPTLKSTWPQRAWVAGGCTTVLISLAKSVFAAEGSHIWLEPILAGVIGYVLADLASGVYHWGIDNYGDGGTPVFGAQIEAFQGHHKWPWIIARRQFANNLHSLAKGTIFTVLPIYFICDDPTVMGFVSVSSGCIMFSQQFHAWAHTTKSKLPPLVVALQDAGVLVSRSQHAAHHRTPYNNNYCIVSGMWNEILDESRFFEALEMAIFFKFGVRPRSWTEPDSDWTEEAETASLAP